Proteins encoded by one window of Hyphomicrobium nitrativorans NL23:
- a CDS encoding CheR family methyltransferase, translated as MSQAFEALCEFLRRSSGLVMESSKQYLVESRVMPIVRRERLSGLDELVLILQRKQSPKLAKDVIEAMTINETYFFRDKTPFDQFRNLILPALIASRQKDRRLRIWSAAASSGQEAYSLAMILDEHAAKMPGWKIEIVGTDLSEPVLEKARKGIYSQFEVQRGLPTPMLLRHFNQIGESWQISEAMRSKVTFRQLNLLSDFTSLGRFDLIFCRNVLIYFDAALKADILSRMTRILAPDGFLTLGASESLIGLKTDLVAHPEQRGIFVRQTSAPQTQLQAARPVTPQPAASALPPGFAATAMAAARLRTTG; from the coding sequence ATGTCCCAAGCTTTCGAAGCTCTTTGCGAATTCCTGCGCCGCTCGTCCGGATTGGTGATGGAGAGCTCCAAGCAATATCTCGTCGAAAGCCGCGTCATGCCCATCGTGCGGCGTGAACGGCTCTCAGGCCTCGATGAGCTCGTGCTTATCCTGCAGCGCAAGCAGTCGCCCAAGCTCGCCAAGGACGTCATCGAAGCGATGACGATCAACGAAACGTACTTCTTCCGCGACAAGACGCCGTTCGATCAGTTCCGCAACCTCATCTTGCCCGCACTCATCGCCTCGCGCCAAAAGGATCGCCGCCTGCGCATCTGGTCGGCCGCCGCCTCCTCGGGACAGGAAGCCTACTCCCTCGCCATGATCCTCGACGAGCACGCGGCCAAGATGCCGGGCTGGAAGATCGAGATCGTCGGCACCGACCTCTCCGAGCCGGTCCTCGAAAAGGCGCGCAAGGGCATCTATTCGCAGTTCGAAGTCCAGCGCGGCCTGCCGACTCCCATGCTGCTCCGCCACTTCAATCAGATCGGCGAAAGCTGGCAGATTTCCGAAGCGATGCGCAGCAAGGTGACCTTCCGCCAGCTCAATCTTCTGTCGGACTTCACGTCTCTCGGGCGCTTCGATCTCATCTTCTGCCGCAACGTGCTCATCTACTTCGACGCCGCCCTCAAGGCCGACATCCTCAGCCGCATGACGCGCATCCTCGCGCCCGACGGCTTCCTGACGCTCGGCGCGTCCGAAAGTCTGATCGGCCTCAAGACCGATCTCGTGGCCCATCCCGAACAGCGGGGCATATTCGTTCGCCAGACGAGCGCGCCGCAAACGCAGCTTCAAGCCGCTCGGCCCGTCACGCCGCAGCCCGCGGCCAGTGCTCTGCCGCCTGGCTTTGCCGCAACCGCCATGGCCGCCGCACGTCTGCGCACGACGGGCTAA
- a CDS encoding response regulator encodes MKTALVVDDSAFIRKIARQILDGMGFEVAEAQDGEDALTQCQAELPDLILLDWHMPVMSGLEFLHKLRKMPGGGDPQVVFCTTENTRDKIITALEAGATEYIMKPFDQEIIRTKLEQIGMV; translated from the coding sequence ATGAAGACAGCTTTGGTGGTGGACGACAGCGCGTTCATTCGCAAGATCGCACGTCAGATCCTCGACGGCATGGGCTTCGAAGTGGCCGAAGCTCAGGATGGCGAAGACGCTCTCACGCAGTGTCAGGCTGAACTTCCCGATCTCATCCTGCTCGACTGGCACATGCCGGTCATGAGCGGCCTCGAATTCCTGCACAAGCTTCGCAAGATGCCGGGCGGCGGCGATCCTCAGGTTGTCTTCTGCACGACCGAGAACACGCGCGATAAGATCATCACCGCGCTCGAAGCTGGCGCCACCGAATACATCATGAAGCCGTTCGACCAGGAAATCATCCGCACCAAGCTCGAACAGATCGGCATGGTTTGA
- a CDS encoding chemotaxis protein CheW codes for MSSMSAAVQMVSDVPTAGEESYFTVFAGGEAFGLSVLQAQTIFRITSVTPIPLGPADIVGLVNLRGKIVTAVSLRRRLGIPMDDVQNALAIGIEHKGENFALIVDEVGDVLTLDASMKVQIPAHFDPARSRLMTGLYKVGNLLIPALNIGALFDFTN; via the coding sequence ATGAGCAGCATGAGCGCCGCCGTTCAGATGGTGTCGGACGTTCCGACCGCAGGCGAAGAGAGCTATTTCACCGTGTTTGCAGGCGGCGAGGCCTTCGGCCTTTCCGTCCTCCAGGCTCAGACGATCTTCCGCATCACGAGCGTGACCCCGATCCCGCTCGGCCCGGCCGACATCGTGGGCCTGGTGAATTTGCGCGGAAAGATCGTGACCGCCGTCAGCCTTCGCCGCCGCCTCGGGATCCCGATGGACGACGTGCAGAACGCGCTTGCCATCGGCATCGAGCATAAAGGCGAGAACTTTGCCCTCATCGTCGACGAGGTGGGCGACGTCCTCACCCTTGACGCGTCGATGAAGGTGCAGATCCCCGCCCACTTCGACCCGGCCCGCTCGCGTCTCATGACGGGGCTTTACAAGGTCGGCAACCTTCTGATCCCCGCTCTCAACATCGGGGCCCTCTTCGACTTTACGAACTGA
- a CDS encoding chemotaxis protein CheW codes for MIEAAAAVAEAPKAEKAPAQQAQPAPAAKQEETKGAQAKTAANPNQETIRVSVDTIERMMQLVSELVLSRNQLLELARHREDDAIKTPLQHLSTLTSDLQDAVMRARMQPVGRLYANLPRLVRELSTSLGKNIDLVTEGADTELDRQLIEVIRDPLTHLIRNCADHGIERPEERLASGKPERGEIRVSAAHEAGQITIDIADDGKGLDIERIKAKITTQGLATEQDLRSMSNEEIYRYIFEPGFSTAQVVSNVSGRGVGMDVVRSNIEAIGGSVSLSSAPGKGSRFSLRIPLTLAIAPALIIEVAGQRFALPQTSVVEAVSLGKNYKDLIQNVQNALVLKLREEVIPAVELRDVVGFSAASESEETEKLAVVMRVGTDSFCVIVDGVADIQEIVVKPLSASLSHLKVFSGHTILGDGSVVLILDPAGIGANLGIEKSTDKKRTDLRDQGALERRRLVMFRAGPGAPKVLPLSLVSRIEMVETSRIESSDGRLMVLLQGRLMPIVPISHHIDMSKPSYPVLVIATEKRSIGLMTDEIVDILEEKLEIQLASANSDIVGSAEIRGEAVELLDVSHFIRMADPPTSTGTSPQRILFAADDQLVRDMLCPALAAAGYNLSAAAVPADINELVGQFSAYDAVIVDFDAPAFALPGALAALRDRKNASLIPIVGVATHATTRAARKATDNGLVALLSKHDRQSLLETLAFALDTAADAKASSMELAA; via the coding sequence GTGATCGAGGCCGCAGCCGCCGTCGCGGAAGCCCCGAAGGCCGAAAAGGCGCCCGCGCAGCAGGCGCAGCCCGCTCCCGCCGCTAAGCAGGAGGAAACGAAGGGTGCGCAGGCGAAGACCGCCGCCAACCCGAATCAGGAAACCATCCGCGTCTCGGTGGACACCATCGAACGCATGATGCAGCTCGTCTCCGAGCTCGTTCTCTCGCGCAACCAGCTCCTGGAGTTGGCGCGTCACCGCGAGGACGACGCCATCAAGACGCCGCTCCAGCACCTTTCCACGCTGACGAGCGATCTCCAGGACGCGGTGATGCGCGCGCGCATGCAGCCCGTCGGCCGCCTCTACGCCAACCTGCCCCGCCTCGTGCGCGAGCTTTCGACGAGTCTCGGCAAGAACATCGACCTCGTGACCGAGGGCGCCGACACCGAGCTCGACCGTCAGCTCATCGAGGTCATCCGCGATCCGCTGACTCACCTCATCCGCAACTGCGCCGACCACGGCATCGAAAGGCCGGAAGAACGTCTCGCGAGCGGCAAGCCCGAGCGCGGCGAGATCCGCGTTTCGGCAGCCCATGAGGCCGGTCAGATCACCATCGACATTGCCGACGACGGCAAGGGTCTCGACATCGAGCGCATCAAGGCAAAGATCACCACGCAGGGCCTCGCGACGGAGCAGGATCTCCGCAGCATGAGCAACGAGGAGATCTATCGCTACATCTTCGAGCCCGGCTTCTCCACGGCCCAGGTCGTCTCCAACGTCTCCGGCCGCGGCGTCGGCATGGACGTCGTGCGCTCCAACATCGAAGCCATCGGCGGATCGGTGTCGTTGTCGTCCGCTCCCGGCAAGGGCAGCCGCTTCTCCCTCCGCATCCCGCTGACGCTCGCCATCGCGCCGGCGCTGATCATCGAGGTCGCGGGACAGCGCTTCGCGCTTCCGCAGACATCGGTCGTAGAGGCCGTCAGCCTCGGCAAGAACTACAAGGACCTGATCCAGAACGTCCAGAACGCGCTTGTTCTAAAGCTGCGCGAGGAAGTGATCCCCGCCGTCGAGTTGCGCGATGTCGTCGGCTTCTCCGCCGCGAGCGAAAGCGAAGAGACGGAAAAGCTCGCCGTCGTCATGCGCGTCGGCACGGATTCGTTCTGCGTCATCGTGGACGGCGTGGCCGACATCCAGGAAATCGTCGTCAAGCCGCTCTCCGCCTCGCTGTCTCACCTCAAGGTCTTCAGCGGCCACACCATTCTCGGAGACGGCTCCGTGGTGCTTATCCTCGATCCCGCAGGGATCGGCGCCAACCTCGGCATCGAGAAATCGACCGACAAGAAGCGCACCGACCTGCGCGACCAGGGCGCCCTCGAACGCCGCCGCCTCGTCATGTTCCGCGCCGGCCCCGGCGCTCCGAAGGTTCTGCCGCTCTCGCTCGTGTCGCGCATCGAAATGGTCGAGACGAGCCGCATCGAAAGCTCCGACGGCCGCCTTATGGTCCTGCTTCAGGGCCGCCTGATGCCGATCGTGCCGATCTCCCATCACATCGACATGTCGAAGCCCTCGTACCCCGTTCTCGTGATCGCCACCGAGAAGCGCTCGATCGGCCTCATGACGGACGAGATCGTCGACATCCTCGAAGAGAAGCTCGAAATCCAACTCGCAAGCGCCAACTCCGACATCGTCGGTTCCGCGGAAATCCGCGGCGAAGCGGTGGAACTTCTCGACGTATCGCACTTCATCCGGATGGCGGACCCGCCGACCAGCACCGGCACAAGCCCGCAGCGCATTCTCTTCGCGGCTGACGACCAGCTCGTACGCGACATGCTGTGCCCCGCACTCGCCGCAGCAGGCTACAACCTGTCGGCAGCCGCAGTCCCGGCCGACATCAACGAGCTTGTCGGGCAGTTCTCCGCCTACGATGCCGTGATCGTCGATTTCGACGCCCCGGCTTTTGCACTCCCCGGCGCCCTCGCCGCATTGAGAGATCGCAAAAACGCGAGCCTTATCCCCATCGTCGGCGTGGCGACGCATGCCACTACCCGCGCGGCGCGTAAAGCGACAGACAACGGCCTCGTCGCGCTCCTGAGCAAACACGACCGCCAGTCGCTGCTCGAAACGCTCGCGTTCGCGCTCGATACCGCCGCCGACGCCAAGGCTTCCAGCATGGAGCTTGCCGCATGA
- a CDS encoding Hpt domain-containing protein, whose amino-acid sequence MDELLRDFLTETTEHIEGAETQLVHFERNPSDASLISSIFRLVHTIKGTSSFLGLDRLERVGHAAESVMGMLRDGVPPTQHSVTIILAAIDRIKTIIEEIGQHGGEPPATTARSSTRSKLIMPPERKPPPRQPRRRRTPNPRPRRPQTALRTPSLNPPS is encoded by the coding sequence ATGGACGAGCTACTGAGAGACTTTCTGACCGAGACCACCGAGCACATCGAGGGTGCCGAAACGCAGCTCGTTCATTTCGAGCGCAACCCGTCGGACGCCTCGCTGATTTCGAGCATCTTCCGGCTGGTTCACACCATCAAAGGCACGTCGAGCTTCTTGGGGCTCGATCGCCTTGAGCGCGTCGGCCACGCGGCCGAGTCCGTGATGGGTATGCTGCGCGACGGCGTGCCCCCCACCCAGCATTCGGTCACCATCATCCTGGCCGCCATCGACCGCATCAAGACGATCATCGAGGAGATCGGCCAGCACGGCGGGGAACCCCCGGCGACGACAGCGAGATCATCAACGCGCTCGAAGCTTATTATGCCGCCGGAACGGAAGCCGCCACCGCGGCAGCCTCGGCGGAGGCGAACGCCGAACCCGCGCCCGCGCAGGCCGCAGACAGCGCTCCGAACGCCGAGCCTGAACCCGCCCTCGTGA
- a CDS encoding flagellar motor switch protein FliM, translating into MADEYTEIRESGGQPGTDKLLEPPKLEVERLHVLKGILERLVTTLSERFREYCNVPSSFFVNQLESGNSWDVLESYEDSIAGIYYSRQWDSKIVVGLDRRFIFSLIDAAFGGDGSMPPFEADRPFTSLEARLARSVFGIVVPELEYLVSTITPVTFELEKLETKLDFQILGQTDVPVIAVQVLFQILDNGGRMFMIIPQSALYPIRKLLERTRALDGANVDPDWQKKMQDGLASASMVLTGVLEGPELTLGDIAALKPGQILRLNADPKSLIGLECQDERIFWCRLAQSKSQFALVVEQPIDRQKELVADLIGTPVRAPPS; encoded by the coding sequence ATGGCCGACGAGTATACCGAGATCCGCGAATCCGGCGGTCAGCCCGGAACCGACAAGCTTCTAGAGCCGCCCAAGCTCGAAGTCGAACGGCTGCACGTTCTGAAAGGCATTCTCGAACGTCTCGTGACTACGCTTTCGGAACGGTTCCGCGAATATTGCAACGTGCCCTCGTCGTTCTTCGTCAACCAGCTCGAAAGCGGCAATTCGTGGGACGTGCTCGAATCCTACGAAGACAGCATCGCCGGCATCTACTACAGCCGTCAGTGGGACAGCAAGATCGTCGTCGGCCTTGACCGCCGTTTCATTTTTTCGCTGATCGACGCCGCGTTCGGCGGAGACGGGTCCATGCCGCCGTTTGAGGCGGATCGCCCGTTCACGTCCCTCGAAGCACGCCTTGCGCGAAGCGTCTTCGGCATTGTCGTGCCTGAGCTGGAGTATCTCGTCTCCACCATCACGCCGGTAACCTTCGAACTCGAAAAGCTCGAAACCAAGCTCGACTTCCAGATCCTCGGCCAGACCGACGTTCCCGTGATCGCCGTCCAGGTTCTTTTCCAGATCCTCGATAACGGCGGACGGATGTTCATGATCATCCCGCAGTCGGCGCTCTACCCGATCCGCAAACTGCTGGAGCGCACCCGCGCGCTCGACGGCGCCAACGTCGACCCCGACTGGCAGAAAAAAATGCAGGACGGCCTTGCATCGGCAAGCATGGTCCTGACGGGGGTGCTGGAAGGGCCGGAACTCACGCTCGGAGACATCGCCGCCTTGAAGCCCGGCCAGATTCTGCGTCTCAATGCCGATCCGAAGAGCTTGATCGGTCTCGAATGTCAGGACGAGCGCATCTTCTGGTGCCGCTTGGCCCAGTCAAAGAGCCAGTTCGCTCTCGTTGTAGAGCAACCTATCGATCGCCAGAAAGAACTCGTCGCCGACCTGATCGGCACCCCTGTCCGCGCGCCTCCGAGCTAA
- a CDS encoding flagellar motor switch protein FliG, producing the protein MTQANAERRPSRGEEPAESVELTGPKKVAALLLSMDKQVASRILKHFDEDDIKLIAQTATDLGAVTKETLDALIEEFAQHLRTGGDLIATAHEVEQLLNGVVPPEQIAEIMQQVRSKSLQSIWIKLGEVPELSTAQYLAKEHPQVSALVLSRTPPHYAAAALKMLPGPLRNEIMRRMLSMKVVLERPIQLLEGAVKEELLYKSAKNAGPTIHARLADIINKMERKQMDEILSDLDEHRPKEAEMVRSLLFTFDDLTKLSPPALVTLFDGVPTDRTIMALYGAEPRMIELILEATPGRARRMIEQEVATGKKPSAKEIQKARRAIADTAMEMIEKGIIEIGNPEEEED; encoded by the coding sequence ATGACCCAGGCCAACGCCGAGAGACGACCGAGCCGAGGCGAAGAGCCAGCCGAATCTGTGGAACTGACCGGCCCCAAGAAGGTGGCCGCGCTCCTCCTGTCCATGGACAAACAGGTCGCCTCACGCATCCTCAAGCACTTCGACGAAGACGACATCAAGCTGATCGCGCAGACCGCGACCGATCTCGGCGCCGTCACCAAGGAAACGCTCGATGCGTTGATCGAGGAGTTCGCCCAGCATCTGCGCACCGGCGGCGACCTGATCGCGACAGCGCATGAGGTCGAGCAGCTTTTGAACGGCGTCGTGCCTCCCGAGCAGATCGCCGAGATCATGCAGCAGGTACGCTCGAAGTCCCTGCAGTCGATCTGGATCAAGCTCGGCGAGGTCCCCGAGCTCTCGACCGCGCAATATCTCGCGAAGGAGCACCCGCAGGTCTCGGCCCTGGTTCTCTCGCGCACGCCGCCCCATTATGCCGCCGCAGCCCTCAAGATGCTCCCGGGCCCGCTGCGCAACGAAATCATGCGCCGGATGCTCTCGATGAAAGTCGTGCTCGAACGGCCGATCCAGCTTCTCGAAGGCGCCGTCAAGGAAGAGCTGCTCTACAAGAGCGCAAAGAATGCCGGTCCCACCATTCACGCCCGCCTTGCCGACATCATCAACAAGATGGAACGCAAGCAGATGGACGAGATCCTGAGCGATCTGGATGAGCACCGTCCGAAAGAGGCAGAGATGGTACGAAGCCTCCTGTTCACGTTCGACGATCTCACGAAGCTCTCGCCGCCCGCTCTCGTCACCCTGTTCGACGGTGTTCCGACCGACCGCACCATCATGGCACTGTATGGCGCCGAACCGCGCATGATCGAACTCATCCTCGAAGCCACGCCAGGCCGCGCGCGCCGCATGATCGAGCAGGAAGTCGCCACCGGCAAAAAGCCGTCGGCCAAGGAAATTCAGAAAGCCCGCCGCGCGATTGCCGACACCGCCATGGAGATGATCGAGAAGGGCATCATTGAGATCGGCAATCCGGAAGAGGAAGAGGATTGA
- a CDS encoding L,D-transpeptidase, producing the protein MATARSRIISLPAPAPHLALFMAAVALVACALAPSRAAAQDFFSFLWDGGSRQTVKFSNRYEPRQLIVSFGDRKLYWVHRRGEAISYPIAVPREQSRWQGVTSVSRKAVNPPWAPTPAMLRENPKLPKWVPGGHPQNPMGARALYLGSSAYRIHGTDAPWSIGTAVSKGCIRMYNHDVIDLYQRVPVGTRVTVTWQRFS; encoded by the coding sequence ATGGCAACGGCCCGTTCCAGGATCATCTCTCTTCCCGCGCCCGCGCCGCACCTGGCGCTGTTCATGGCGGCTGTCGCGCTCGTTGCGTGCGCCCTCGCGCCGTCCCGCGCCGCGGCTCAGGATTTCTTCTCGTTCCTTTGGGACGGCGGCTCTCGCCAAACGGTCAAGTTCAGCAACCGCTATGAACCCCGCCAGCTCATCGTCTCCTTCGGCGACCGCAAGCTTTACTGGGTGCATCGCCGCGGCGAAGCGATCAGCTATCCGATCGCCGTCCCGCGCGAGCAGAGCCGTTGGCAGGGCGTCACCAGTGTCTCCCGCAAGGCCGTCAACCCGCCATGGGCGCCGACCCCCGCGATGCTTCGCGAAAACCCCAAGTTGCCGAAGTGGGTACCCGGCGGACATCCGCAAAACCCCATGGGCGCCCGCGCGCTCTATCTCGGCAGCTCGGCCTACCGCATCCATGGCACCGACGCGCCCTGGTCCATCGGCACAGCCGTCTCCAAGGGCTGCATCCGCATGTACAACCACGATGTGATCGACCTCTACCAGCGCGTCCCCGTCGGCACGCGGGTAACGGTGACGTGGCAACGCTTTAGCTGA
- a CDS encoding sensor histidine kinase, with amino-acid sequence MTIRNLFRRTEVRSAAAFTLIITACVTALFVGLIVNLIDGLEDGVRARVLNARDALLAIDRRYGFKELVTVVHDEMDSVRDIDSIFSVLDAEGKVVAGNVRSQAPFEGWHDLERKNLPELASKGRSQGHFYAIWAPVSEGQLLVGMSNREVEHAWSILMRSLGWGLLATAAVGVGSGIYLARGTQRRIDDIAGTLSAVSGGDLDRRVPVKNVHHDLDEIAQRINAMLTQLQRLVESANQSSTDIAHDLKRPMTRLRQQLEAAAEAETANSETRNVLENAIGEVDSIVATFEALLNIGQLEAGDRRTRFVDLDLKATLSDAAEAYAPVIEDSGYRLTWNIAGTPAATIRGDHELLLQLVANLIENTLQHTPAGTTITLALSVTSRGAVVVVADDGPGIPAAEHENVFRRFYRLERERSSPGHGLGLSLARAIADLHGASVALGDNKPGLKVSVSFPVVT; translated from the coding sequence ATGACAATCCGTAATCTTTTCCGCCGCACCGAGGTGCGCTCTGCCGCAGCCTTCACGCTGATCATCACGGCGTGTGTGACGGCACTGTTCGTCGGCCTGATCGTCAACCTCATAGACGGCCTGGAAGATGGCGTGCGCGCGCGTGTTCTCAACGCACGCGATGCGCTTCTCGCCATCGACCGCCGCTATGGCTTCAAGGAGCTGGTGACCGTGGTCCACGACGAAATGGATTCGGTCCGCGACATCGACAGCATTTTTTCCGTTCTCGATGCGGAAGGCAAAGTCGTCGCCGGCAACGTCCGCTCTCAGGCTCCCTTCGAAGGCTGGCACGACCTCGAACGCAAAAATCTGCCCGAACTCGCCAGCAAAGGCCGCTCGCAAGGCCACTTCTACGCCATCTGGGCACCCGTTTCCGAAGGCCAACTCCTCGTCGGAATGAGCAACCGCGAGGTCGAGCACGCCTGGAGCATCCTGATGCGAAGCCTCGGATGGGGCCTCCTCGCGACCGCGGCGGTCGGCGTCGGATCTGGCATCTATCTCGCACGCGGCACGCAACGGCGCATCGACGATATCGCGGGCACGCTCTCGGCCGTGTCGGGCGGCGACCTGGACCGGCGCGTGCCGGTAAAGAACGTCCATCACGATCTCGACGAGATCGCCCAGCGCATCAACGCCATGCTGACCCAGCTCCAGCGTCTCGTCGAAAGCGCCAATCAATCCTCCACAGACATCGCCCACGACCTCAAGCGGCCGATGACCCGCCTGCGCCAGCAGCTCGAAGCGGCCGCAGAGGCCGAGACCGCGAATTCCGAAACCCGCAACGTTCTCGAAAACGCCATCGGCGAAGTCGACAGCATCGTCGCCACCTTCGAAGCACTCCTCAACATCGGCCAGCTCGAAGCCGGCGACCGGCGCACGCGCTTCGTCGATCTCGATCTCAAGGCGACGTTGAGCGACGCTGCCGAAGCCTACGCGCCCGTGATCGAGGACTCGGGCTATCGCCTCACGTGGAATATCGCGGGGACGCCGGCGGCGACAATCCGCGGCGACCACGAGTTGCTCTTGCAGCTCGTCGCCAACCTGATCGAGAACACGCTCCAGCACACCCCTGCGGGTACGACGATCACGCTCGCGCTGTCGGTCACGTCGCGCGGCGCCGTCGTTGTCGTCGCCGACGACGGCCCCGGCATCCCGGCAGCGGAGCACGAGAACGTCTTCCGCCGCTTCTACCGGCTGGAGCGGGAGCGTTCGAGCCCGGGACACGGCCTGGGCCTCAGCCTGGCACGCGCAATCGCAGACCTCCACGGCGCATCCGTCGCCCTCGGCGACAACAAACCGGGCCTCAAAGTCTCGGTCTCGTTCCCTGTCGTGACCTGA
- a CDS encoding response regulator transcription factor, whose translation MRVLIVEDDKDTALYVAKGLVQAGHTIDVVSDGKDGLTLAIRENYDIVILDRMLPGLDGLSLARTLRSAGSRVSILFLTSLGGVNDRVQGLDVGGDDYLVKPFAFAELLARVNALGRRPPMRAEGDILRAGDLELDVARRAVRRGKDRIDLKPKELVLLEVLLRNKGRVVTRTMLLERVWGFHFDPRTSVVETHISRLRAKIDRPFARPLIHTVRGSGYSINDNP comes from the coding sequence CAAAGACACAGCGCTATACGTCGCGAAAGGTCTGGTCCAGGCCGGTCACACCATCGACGTGGTATCGGATGGCAAGGACGGATTGACGCTCGCCATCCGCGAAAACTACGACATCGTCATACTGGACCGTATGCTGCCGGGCCTCGACGGGCTCTCTCTCGCGCGCACGCTGCGCAGCGCCGGAAGCCGCGTCTCGATCCTGTTTCTGACCTCGCTCGGCGGCGTCAACGATCGCGTCCAGGGGCTCGACGTCGGCGGAGACGACTACCTCGTGAAGCCGTTTGCTTTTGCCGAGCTGCTCGCGCGTGTCAACGCGCTCGGCCGGCGGCCGCCGATGCGGGCCGAAGGCGACATCCTGCGCGCGGGAGATCTCGAACTCGACGTCGCCCGGCGCGCGGTGCGCCGCGGCAAGGATCGCATCGACTTGAAGCCCAAGGAGCTGGTCCTCCTGGAAGTTCTTCTGCGCAATAAAGGCCGCGTCGTCACCCGCACCATGCTGCTGGAACGCGTGTGGGGCTTTCACTTCGATCCCCGCACAAGCGTCGTCGAAACGCACATTTCGCGCTTGCGCGCCAAAATCGACCGTCCCTTTGCAAGGCCGCTGATTCATACGGTGCGCGGCAGCGGCTATTCCATCAATGACAATCCGTAA